The Meriones unguiculatus strain TT.TT164.6M chromosome 3, Bangor_MerUng_6.1, whole genome shotgun sequence genomic sequence TTTTGACAAATTGCCAAGGAGGGCATGGGATTTCAGAGAGGTTAGACAGTGTTGAGCACACAGCTGGTCAGTGATGGGTCTGCCTTCTGGATACCAAAAGGGTGGGGTGATGCCCTTGGTCCTCTTCACACCCCCAAACCCCATTCCTGCTTGTTTCCCACTGCCCATGGGAGAGGAAAAGCTTCAGATGTCAAGTGCTTCATGTAATACCACACTGGGTCTATAGAGGCAGAGATGGCCAAAACTTCCCAGGTCCAGCCCTTGGCTAATAGCCCTGAGCACTCACAGCACTGGATACCATCCTGGGAAATGCTGTATTTGTAATTGTCTGTCAGGATCTTGCATCCATTGGTCTTCAGGTGCTTATAGCAGCAATCATGTTTTTGACAGCACCTacagggagaggcagggagggcacACAGCTACAGGAGTCACTAGTCAATTCTGGTCTCTGCCTGCTCCCCTCACATACCCACCAGGAATGATCAAAGATGTTTGCGTTCCCTTGGGGTCGTGAGGGTCGTTGGTCAAGGGCTTCCACACAGCAGATAGCTGTTCTGGCCACATACCCTCTTTAATCCCCATGACCACCCAGTGATGGAGGTGCTGGCATCATCTCCATTTCACAGCTGAATAAACAAAATCCTGGGGTTTGAGACGCTTGGCCAAGGTCACGTGACTTCTCTGGCCAACTCTCAAAATGGTTGTGAAAATCAAATGAGAACAGGCAAAGAGTTTGGGCTTCAGGGTACATGTGTAATGGTAACAAGGAATACAGGATATGAGAGCTCCGTTAGGAAGCCATCAGGCCTGCAGGTCTCCTGGGGAACCTTCTAGAAGACCAGCTCCAAGAGGATTGGGACTGTATTAGCACTTAGCAGAGTCCCTAGTGCGTAGTACTTGTTCACTAAAATGCACTTTCTAAATGAATCAGTCAACATAAAAGGAAGGAGAGTCCCAAGTAGGGCAGGGAGGGGCGTTTACCAGTCTGTGGCATCCTTGGGTTCTCCTTTGCCACCAAGTCCACAGTGACAGCCATAGGGCCAGTAGTTGAGGAAGGCTATCTTCCCAGTTGTAAGTGTGACCATCTTGCTCAGATTCAGGAGCCCTCCCTGGGCCGGACTCATACCTGCCAAGCAGCCAAACAAGGAGGAAAGGGATGAAGGCTCTGGGGGGGGGGTCACAGGGTTCCATGATGGGACGCAACTGTGCTGGGCCAAGCAAGGAACTTGAAATAATGGCGCTATCAAGTAGCGACAATTGCTcctgctattttttaaaaaaagtgttggCTTGGGTGATGCTAGAGTACATACTTAATGTGTGCAGCTTAGTGACAGAGTACATGCTTAACATATGTCAGCCCTGAGTTCTGTGCCCAGAACCAAGAAGGTAAAATATACAACTCAGTGACCAGAACTGAGTCCTTAGTAcaggtcttttatgtattaatttcTGGATTCCAttccttttaaaagatttttttcaattgtgtgtttgtgagtgtatgtgtgtgtgtgcccacacacacacatgcacacacatgcacatgagtgcaggtgccttcaGAGACAAGGTCTGTCACTAGCCGGGAAGCTCAGCAATTATGgtagactggctagccagtgagcccaGCCATCCGCCTGTCTCTGGGTAACAATCACATGCCACCACATCCTGGCATTCTCCACTCGACTCCTGAGGCTCAAACGCAGGTTCTCGCACTTGCAAACCGAGGCTCCCTGACTTACTCAAGGTCACAGAAGGATGAAAATTGAGCCAGACTCCAAAGCGATGCCTTCTGGTTTTGCTCTGTCTCTGACTTCTCACCAGGAATGAGAAGAGGAGGCCcgactcaccctccctcccacagccTACCCTCCCTCTCTAAAGAAGCTTTGTAGCAGCCCAGTAGGTATCCAGGGAGGCAATGTGATTTAGAAATCAGCCCTGTGCCAATTCAGGCCTCGTAGCTGCTGGCTAGAATTGATCTTGGGAGAGAGGAACACATTACGTTAAATTA encodes the following:
- the Pla2g2d gene encoding group IID secretory phospholipase A2 isoform X2 produces the protein MSPAQGGLLNLSKMVTLTTGKIAFLNYWPYGCHCGLGGKGEPKDATDWCCQKHDCCYKHLKTNGCKILTDNYKYSISQDGIQCSDKGSWCEKQLCVCDKEVALCLRQNLGSYNKRLRYYWRPHCKGQTPSC
- the Pla2g2d gene encoding group IID secretory phospholipase A2 isoform X1, producing MRLALLCALLLLAGMSPAQGGLLNLSKMVTLTTGKIAFLNYWPYGCHCGLGGKGEPKDATDWCCQKHDCCYKHLKTNGCKILTDNYKYSISQDGIQCSDKGSWCEKQLCVCDKEVALCLRQNLGSYNKRLRYYWRPHCKGQTPSC